In the genome of Shewanella glacialimarina, one region contains:
- the gcvH gene encoding glycine cleavage system protein GcvH: protein MSNIPADLKYASSHEWIRLETDGNYTVGITEHAQELLGDMVFVELPEVGDTVTAGEDCAVAESVKAASDIYAPISGEVIAVNESLEDSPENVNSDAYGEGWFFRVMPSDASEVDGLLDADGYQEVIDEE from the coding sequence ATGAGCAACATTCCAGCAGATTTGAAATACGCCTCTTCACACGAGTGGATCCGTCTTGAAACCGATGGTAACTACACAGTAGGTATTACTGAACATGCTCAAGAGCTTTTAGGTGACATGGTATTCGTTGAATTACCAGAAGTGGGCGACACAGTTACTGCAGGTGAAGATTGTGCAGTAGCAGAATCTGTTAAAGCCGCATCAGATATCTATGCACCTATTTCAGGTGAAGTGATTGCTGTGAATGAATCATTAGAAGATTCACCAGAAAACGTTAACAGCGATGCATACGGCGAAGGTTGGTTTTTCCGCGTAATGCCATCTGATGCGTCAGAAGTTGACGGTTTATTAGATGCTGACGGCTATCAAGAGGTTATCGACGAAGAGTAA
- the gcvT gene encoding glycine cleavage system aminomethyltransferase GcvT → MASKTVLFNKHLASKAKMVDFYGWEMPINYGSQIEEHHAVRQDAGMFDVSHMTVVDVTGTDACAFLRKLLANDVAKLQVAGKALYGGMLDENAGIIDDLITYYLTDTHYRVVVNSATRVKDLAWINKQAAAFDVTITERPELAMIAVQGPNAKAKAAKVFNAEQNAAVEGMKPFFGVQSGSLFIATTGYTGETGYEIIVPEDEAEALWQALLDVEVRPCGLGARDTLRLEAGMNLYGLDMDESINPLAANMGWTIAWEPTDRDFIGRAALTALKAAGTDKLVGLVMEEKGVLRHDMAVFFTDENGVEHQGAITSGTFSPTLGYSIAMARVPNGIGATAEVEMRKKRVAVKVIAPNFVRNGKQAF, encoded by the coding sequence ATGGCTAGCAAAACGGTACTCTTCAATAAGCATTTAGCATCAAAAGCCAAGATGGTCGATTTTTATGGCTGGGAAATGCCAATTAACTATGGTTCACAAATAGAAGAGCATCACGCTGTTCGTCAAGATGCGGGCATGTTCGACGTGTCACACATGACAGTTGTAGATGTAACAGGCACAGACGCTTGTGCATTTTTACGAAAACTATTAGCTAACGATGTTGCTAAACTTCAAGTCGCGGGCAAAGCCTTATACGGCGGTATGCTAGACGAAAACGCCGGTATCATTGATGATTTAATCACTTACTACCTGACCGATACCCATTACCGCGTGGTGGTTAACTCAGCCACACGTGTCAAAGATTTAGCCTGGATCAACAAGCAAGCCGCCGCATTTGATGTGACCATTACCGAGCGCCCAGAGCTAGCAATGATCGCTGTTCAAGGTCCTAACGCTAAAGCGAAAGCCGCTAAAGTATTCAATGCTGAGCAAAATGCCGCAGTTGAAGGCATGAAGCCATTCTTTGGCGTGCAGTCTGGCAGCTTATTCATTGCTACCACAGGTTATACCGGTGAAACAGGTTACGAGATTATTGTGCCTGAAGACGAAGCTGAAGCCCTATGGCAAGCCTTGTTAGACGTTGAAGTGCGTCCATGTGGTTTAGGCGCACGTGACACTTTGCGTTTAGAAGCCGGCATGAACCTATACGGTTTAGACATGGACGAAAGCATTAATCCATTAGCCGCTAACATGGGCTGGACTATCGCGTGGGAACCAACTGACCGTGACTTTATTGGCCGCGCCGCATTAACGGCATTAAAAGCCGCTGGTACTGACAAATTAGTCGGACTGGTTATGGAAGAAAAAGGCGTTTTACGCCATGATATGGCAGTGTTTTTTACCGACGAAAACGGTGTAGAGCATCAAGGTGCGATCACCAGCGGGACTTTCTCGCCAACTTTAGGCTATTCTATTGCCATGGCACGTGTACCTAATGGTATTGGTGCTACAGCTGAAGTTGAAATGCGTAAAAAACGCGTTGCGGTAAAAGTAATAGCACCAAACTTTGTACGTAATGGTAAACAAGCATTCTAA